In a single window of the Nodularia spumigena CCY9414 genome:
- a CDS encoding AGE family epimerase/isomerase has protein sequence MEYDFKTLAELYKNALLNDVLPFWEKNSLDWQHGGYFTCLNRQGQVYDTDKFIWLQNRQIWTFSMLYNQMEKRETWLNIAKNGADFLAQHGRDAKGNWYFALTREGQPLVEPYNIFSDCFAAMAFSQYALACGEDWAKDVAMQAYNNVLRRKDNPKGKYNKTYPGTRPMKSLAVPMILANLTLEMAWLLPSETLENVLASTVQEVMTDFLDQERGLMYENVAPDGSHIDCFEGRLINPGHGIEAMWFIMDIANRKNDTQTINQAVDVVLNILNFAWDAEYGGLYYFMDADGHPLQQLEWDQKLWWVHLESLVALAMGDRLTGRDECGKWYQKMHDYTWSHFADPEYGEWFGYLNRRGEVLLNLKGGKWKGCFHVPRALYLCWRQFEALALKSV, from the coding sequence ATGGAGTACGACTTTAAAACCCTAGCTGAACTTTATAAAAACGCCCTCTTGAATGACGTACTTCCATTTTGGGAAAAAAACTCCCTCGATTGGCAGCATGGCGGTTATTTTACCTGTCTGAATCGCCAAGGTCAGGTTTATGACACAGACAAATTTATCTGGTTGCAAAATCGCCAAATCTGGACTTTTTCTATGCTGTACAACCAGATGGAAAAGCGGGAAACTTGGTTAAATATTGCCAAAAATGGCGCTGATTTTCTCGCCCAACATGGCAGAGATGCTAAAGGTAATTGGTATTTTGCTCTCACTCGTGAAGGTCAGCCACTGGTAGAACCTTATAATATATTTTCTGATTGTTTTGCAGCGATGGCATTTAGCCAATATGCCTTGGCTTGTGGAGAAGATTGGGCGAAGGATGTGGCAATGCAAGCTTATAATAATGTGTTGCGCCGCAAGGATAATCCTAAAGGTAAATATAATAAGACCTATCCCGGTACACGCCCAATGAAATCCTTAGCTGTACCGATGATTTTAGCTAATCTGACTCTAGAAATGGCATGGCTGCTACCCAGCGAAACCCTGGAAAATGTCCTGGCTAGCACTGTTCAGGAGGTGATGACGGATTTTCTCGACCAGGAACGGGGGCTGATGTATGAAAATGTCGCCCCTGATGGTTCCCACATTGATTGTTTTGAAGGGCGGTTAATTAATCCTGGTCACGGTATTGAAGCTATGTGGTTTATTATGGATATCGCCAACCGGAAAAATGATACTCAGACGATTAATCAAGCCGTTGATGTGGTGCTAAATATCCTCAATTTTGCTTGGGATGCTGAGTATGGTGGGTTATATTACTTTATGGATGCAGACGGTCATCCTCTACAACAACTGGAATGGGATCAAAAGTTGTGGTGGGTGCATTTAGAATCTTTAGTAGCATTAGCAATGGGCGATCGCCTGACTGGGCGTGATGAGTGTGGGAAATGGTATCAAAAAATGCACGATTATACTTGGTCACACTTTGCCGATCCAGAATATGGCGAATGGTTCGGTTATCTCAATCGCCGGGGGGAAGTATTGTTAAATCTCAAAGGTGGTAAATGGAAGGGCTGTTTTCATGTCCCCCGTGCATTGTATCTTTGCTGGCGACAGTTTGAGGCGTTGGCTTTAAAGTCAGTTTAA
- a CDS encoding serine hydrolase, with protein MNKNMRVRKKLVKKKMSINFKRFSLACMVSLSTLVILGLLINKIIHRENHQAKTPPPFTQPKISRSPSFPQVNSTWSSPVLSSPIPKNQTSIEIPKQPNNQNLTTTTNNDHYGNTDRQHMTPIPEIDYQQVKSNISYKPKKQPTFTPNNELQRLVNDIVSSVQSSGLPTEHLSISLINLNSPKCCEYAGKSNETARFAASITKLFWMVYLYGLYQEGHLKRGEVPEKAVRKMIKDSDNESASLIVDKITQTESGDELPDGEFQVWYQKRLSLNKFFQEADYKLINISQKLFPTSYSKNDGPMGRDLQIRKQDNEFYPPVRNYTTTHNVARLLLEIEQEKSISKKYSNQMKTLLKRSLKKEDWQNKQFNAIEGFLGESLPENTYFLSKMGWNSKTRNDAAIIGTPDGKHKYILVVFGDHPSFYQDKKIFPEISRMVYEQMTK; from the coding sequence ATGAATAAAAATATGAGAGTTCGTAAAAAACTTGTTAAAAAGAAAATGTCTATTAATTTCAAAAGATTCTCTTTGGCTTGTATGGTTTCATTATCAACACTCGTAATTCTTGGACTACTAATAAATAAAATTATTCACAGGGAAAATCATCAGGCCAAAACTCCTCCGCCGTTTACTCAACCTAAAATTTCTCGGTCTCCATCTTTTCCTCAAGTCAATTCTACTTGGTCTTCTCCTGTTTTATCCTCCCCCATACCAAAGAATCAAACATCAATAGAAATTCCTAAACAACCTAACAATCAAAATTTAACCACAACGACTAACAATGATCATTATGGAAACACAGATAGGCAACATATGACTCCTATTCCAGAAATTGATTATCAACAAGTTAAGTCGAATATAAGTTATAAACCCAAAAAACAACCAACTTTCACACCTAATAATGAACTACAAAGGCTAGTTAATGATATTGTAAGTTCCGTCCAGTCTAGTGGTCTTCCCACTGAACATTTATCTATAAGTCTAATTAATTTAAATAGTCCAAAATGCTGTGAGTATGCTGGAAAATCAAACGAAACAGCAAGATTTGCGGCCAGCATTACAAAATTATTTTGGATGGTGTATCTATATGGGCTATATCAAGAAGGACATCTAAAAAGAGGAGAAGTACCTGAAAAGGCTGTACGTAAGATGATTAAAGATTCTGATAACGAGTCTGCTAGTTTAATAGTAGATAAAATTACTCAAACAGAATCAGGTGATGAATTACCTGATGGTGAATTTCAGGTATGGTATCAGAAACGTCTTTCTTTGAATAAATTTTTTCAAGAAGCTGATTACAAGCTAATAAATATTAGCCAAAAGCTGTTTCCTACCTCTTACAGTAAAAATGATGGTCCTATGGGTAGAGATTTACAAATACGTAAACAGGATAATGAGTTTTATCCTCCTGTAAGGAATTATACTACAACGCATAATGTCGCTCGTTTACTACTTGAAATTGAGCAAGAGAAATCAATATCTAAAAAATATAGTAATCAAATGAAAACTCTTTTAAAAAGGAGCTTAAAAAAAGAGGATTGGCAAAATAAACAATTTAATGCTATTGAAGGCTTTCTAGGTGAATCTTTACCAGAAAATACTTACTTTTTATCAAAAATGGGATGGAACTCAAAGACTCGTAACGATGCAGCTATTATAGGTACTCCAGATGGCAAACATAAATACATCTTGGTAGTTTTTGGGGATCACCCAAGCTTTTATCAAGATAAAAAGATTTTTCCGGAAATATCACGTATGGTTTATGAACAAATGACTAAATAA
- a CDS encoding vWA domain-containing protein, with protein sequence MTHKLSLSLLVVASLASPSWAKENVAEIVNNPTVNDDRVTIRIKVKNEAERPVMGLQDTDFKLLVDQKEVRFATRDWKSPEESVPPPAWILVMLDFSGSMNQLDSGGTKKITGAINAVRQFIQVLSQRGGNTQISIVPFGESGSRCQGYPVNKETLDKFFAANDFKLQNHLNYLAKSTPCASTNLYEPLNQAVRFLATSEEERFYVAENSDQPQPRLSIILLSDGYHNKANEQQDFTALTNLFRRNPLITVHTLGYGLTPQQLGQKYKLGRPATRADIGSGKVPEAEFVDQKRLEEIAKLTGGITEFSGNAKAIAANLQLFLNALLGEYEITYTQPNAERGAKHDVQVVVNIPGGKPVESPPKAYRISVFGRSLPLVVRLIMLIFTLLAIALGGIVPFYFWGKHLKQEALQD encoded by the coding sequence TTGACCCACAAGCTTAGTTTATCTCTACTGGTGGTAGCTTCCTTAGCTTCTCCCAGTTGGGCAAAGGAAAATGTTGCAGAAATTGTCAATAATCCCACAGTCAACGATGATCGAGTAACTATTCGCATTAAAGTTAAAAATGAAGCAGAAAGACCAGTCATGGGTCTACAAGATACAGATTTTAAGTTACTTGTAGATCAAAAAGAAGTTAGATTTGCAACTAGAGACTGGAAAAGCCCAGAAGAAAGTGTCCCGCCTCCAGCTTGGATTTTAGTGATGCTAGATTTTAGTGGCAGTATGAATCAGTTGGATAGTGGGGGTACGAAAAAAATTACAGGTGCAATTAATGCAGTTCGCCAATTTATTCAAGTATTAAGCCAACGTGGTGGAAATACACAAATTTCTATTGTTCCTTTTGGCGAATCTGGTAGTCGTTGTCAAGGCTATCCCGTAAATAAAGAGACTCTGGATAAGTTTTTTGCAGCGAATGATTTTAAGTTACAAAATCATCTCAACTACTTGGCAAAGAGTACTCCCTGTGCTTCTACTAACCTTTACGAACCTTTGAATCAAGCAGTCAGGTTTTTAGCCACTAGTGAAGAAGAACGTTTTTATGTAGCTGAAAATTCTGATCAACCTCAACCTAGACTTTCAATTATTTTGCTATCTGATGGTTATCACAATAAAGCAAATGAACAGCAGGATTTTACAGCTTTAACTAATCTCTTTAGAAGGAATCCTCTGATTACTGTTCATACCTTGGGATATGGGTTGACACCGCAACAGTTAGGGCAAAAATATAAACTTGGTAGACCAGCTACTCGTGCGGATATTGGTAGTGGTAAGGTTCCAGAAGCAGAGTTTGTAGACCAAAAACGGTTAGAGGAAATCGCCAAGTTAACCGGGGGAATTACCGAATTTTCTGGAAACGCAAAAGCCATTGCTGCAAATCTTCAACTGTTCCTCAATGCGTTGCTGGGGGAATACGAAATTACCTACACCCAACCCAATGCAGAACGGGGTGCTAAACATGATGTGCAGGTTGTCGTGAATATTCCAGGAGGTAAACCCGTGGAGTCTCCACCCAAAGCATACAGAATTTCTGTATTTGGGCGATCGCTTCCTTTGGTAGTGCGGCTAATAATGCTTATCTTTACTTTACTAGCGATCGCACTTGGCGGTATAGTCCCTTTTTACTTTTGGGGTAAACATTTAAAACAAGAAGCCCTACAGGATTAA
- a CDS encoding PP2C family protein-serine/threonine phosphatase — MSSLPIDTTNNLVIEINSSLAIETFQLEVLSYLGQFTTDVYYFQVNILSIDDSSTSSKLGLLRVGAIDGGLSRELQLRQILGDYKMIAELLAHTTAESVIINLHSTSHQLEDEQPQQRENEQDNSELVANPLELADTSSPLDIESNYLEEEYYPEQEIISNSSTSKLILLTYLPDETQTLETWLKVEHSLEESLFFTSQVCQFLRYLHQRNWCFVCILPELMQMGTPMQIFDLTSAYPLGEILPSGLLGDYCAPELAYGKNPIHESMSSYTVGALLYHAIHQQTLPPEQSIDLKISPIPRIYQILKICLSPIPEARFPLSQLLSILVETRQVFNTFKIQWHIASRSTVGLSTNRLQNEDNYGVRQQQLSDAETMIMGVVADGMGGMSQGEVASKLAVEIVIEEPISPNLKTAEQRNEWLISLFQKVNESVASHVKDGGTTLSVILAIAQQLMIAHVGDSRIYLLRQGEIRQLSEDHSLIAMLVASGQITPEESIDHPDRNVLTKFLGAKQRLSDGYVQDLRRTNQELSIKLENEDILLLCSDGVWDLVNENHLAEIFNNHQDLQLAVDQTMNQVLERGASDNATLLALKCRIGKNS; from the coding sequence ATGTCCTCACTCCCGATAGACACAACCAATAATTTAGTAATTGAGATAAATAGTAGCCTTGCTATTGAAACTTTTCAACTAGAAGTTTTATCATATCTCGGTCAATTTACCACCGATGTTTATTACTTCCAAGTTAATATTTTATCAATAGATGATAGTAGCACCTCTAGTAAATTAGGTTTGCTCAGGGTAGGCGCAATTGATGGCGGACTCAGCCGAGAACTACAGCTAAGGCAAATACTCGGTGATTATAAAATGATTGCTGAACTTCTAGCTCACACCACAGCCGAATCTGTGATCATTAATCTTCATTCAACCAGCCACCAGCTAGAGGATGAACAGCCACAACAGAGAGAAAATGAGCAGGATAACAGCGAATTAGTGGCTAATCCTCTAGAATTAGCAGATACCTCCAGCCCATTAGACATTGAATCGAATTATTTAGAAGAAGAATATTATCCCGAACAAGAAATCATCTCTAACTCATCTACTAGTAAACTCATCCTACTTACCTATCTTCCAGATGAGACTCAAACATTAGAAACTTGGTTAAAAGTAGAGCATTCCTTAGAAGAATCTCTGTTTTTCACTAGCCAAGTTTGCCAATTTTTACGATATCTGCATCAGCGAAACTGGTGTTTTGTCTGTATTCTGCCTGAATTGATGCAAATGGGAACCCCCATGCAAATTTTTGATTTAACTAGTGCCTACCCACTGGGTGAAATACTCCCCTCTGGCTTGTTAGGAGATTATTGCGCTCCTGAACTTGCCTATGGGAAGAATCCTATCCATGAATCCATGAGTAGCTATACAGTTGGAGCATTATTATATCATGCTATTCACCAACAAACTTTGCCCCCAGAACAGTCTATTGATCTAAAAATTAGTCCCATTCCTCGGATTTATCAAATTCTCAAAATTTGCCTATCTCCAATTCCAGAAGCAAGATTTCCTCTGTCTCAACTATTAAGCATATTAGTAGAAACTCGTCAAGTATTTAATACATTCAAAATTCAGTGGCATATTGCCAGTCGTTCAACCGTCGGACTTTCAACAAATCGTTTACAAAATGAAGATAACTATGGAGTGAGACAACAGCAATTAAGTGATGCTGAAACCATGATTATGGGAGTTGTCGCTGATGGTATGGGTGGGATGTCCCAGGGAGAAGTAGCCAGTAAATTAGCTGTGGAAATAGTCATAGAAGAACCTATTTCTCCCAATTTGAAAACCGCAGAACAACGAAATGAATGGTTAATTTCATTATTTCAGAAAGTCAATGAATCTGTAGCCAGTCATGTCAAAGATGGAGGAACTACCCTCAGTGTAATTTTAGCGATCGCTCAACAATTAATGATTGCTCATGTTGGAGATAGTCGGATTTATCTGTTGCGCCAAGGAGAAATACGCCAGTTAAGTGAAGACCACTCACTGATTGCGATGTTAGTAGCCAGTGGTCAAATCACCCCAGAAGAAAGTATAGACCATCCAGACCGAAATGTACTCACAAAATTTTTAGGTGCAAAACAGAGATTAAGTGATGGCTATGTCCAAGATTTAAGACGTACAAACCAAGAATTATCAATCAAACTGGAGAACGAAGATATCTTACTGCTATGCTCAGATGGAGTTTGGGATTTAGTGAATGAAAATCACCTAGCCGAAATATTTAATAATCATCAAGACTTACAATTAGCTGTAGATCAAACTATGAACCAAGTATTAGAAAGGGGTGCATCTGATAACGCAACTCTCCTAGCCTTAAAATGTCGGATAGGAAAAAATAGTTAA
- a CDS encoding vWA domain-containing protein, whose product MPNELNLAIRPHREFMPAETAGQKLFLMLKLRPTKDVAAIPPSTTFTFVIDTSGSMYEIVAGDTTPTGKTYTVDGKEYTQVTGGKSKIDIVSESLLALIRSGRLGASDRIAIVQFDDTASQIIGLTSATEINKLEDAIAQLRTFSGGTRMGLGLRRALEMLNNQQMTVRRTLLFTDGQTFDDDQCRAIASDFATNNIPITALGVGEDFNEDLLTHLSDSTGGTLLYIVPGNAIGTQVSISDLPHKIIDEYTQAQQEVITNLALTIKTVKGVELTRIVRAYPTQAEFPLNQDPHPIGNAAANDETIFILEFSMNSRPASRVRIAQLGLTYDVPGQKIRGELPPQNVVVQFVPGQGGAAQVDQEVMDYLQQCNISHIINQATKIAEQDPQKAEQLLDTARRMTVKIGNQAMAESLNGAQEELRKTRKISAGTRKTVKMGAKGKTVKMSSDINEQLSEAEMRKLTGT is encoded by the coding sequence ATGCCAAATGAACTCAATCTAGCCATTCGCCCACATCGGGAATTTATGCCTGCGGAAACAGCCGGACAGAAACTATTTCTGATGCTGAAACTTCGCCCCACAAAAGATGTAGCTGCCATTCCTCCTTCAACTACTTTTACTTTTGTGATTGATACCAGTGGTTCAATGTATGAAATAGTTGCTGGAGATACTACTCCCACTGGTAAAACTTATACAGTTGACGGCAAAGAATATACACAAGTAACTGGAGGCAAATCTAAAATTGATATTGTCAGCGAGTCCTTATTAGCCTTAATACGTTCTGGCAGACTAGGAGCAAGCGATCGCATAGCCATTGTCCAGTTTGATGATACCGCTTCCCAGATTATCGGCTTAACCAGTGCCACAGAAATTAATAAATTAGAAGATGCGATCGCTCAACTCCGTACCTTTTCCGGTGGGACTCGCATGGGTTTAGGTTTGCGCCGGGCTTTAGAGATGTTAAACAATCAACAAATGACCGTTCGGCGTACCCTCCTATTTACAGATGGTCAAACATTTGACGATGACCAATGCCGAGCGATCGCCTCAGATTTTGCCACCAATAACATCCCCATCACCGCATTAGGAGTTGGAGAAGACTTTAACGAAGACTTACTCACACATCTGAGCGACTCCACAGGTGGCACACTACTTTATATTGTACCCGGAAACGCCATTGGCACTCAAGTTTCCATTTCAGATTTACCTCACAAAATCATTGACGAATACACTCAAGCCCAGCAAGAAGTGATCACCAACCTCGCCTTAACCATCAAAACAGTCAAAGGTGTAGAACTTACCCGCATTGTTCGCGCCTACCCCACCCAAGCCGAATTCCCCTTAAATCAAGACCCTCATCCCATTGGTAACGCAGCCGCTAACGACGAAACCATCTTTATCCTCGAATTCAGCATGAACAGTCGTCCTGCATCCCGTGTCCGCATCGCTCAACTCGGCTTAACCTACGATGTCCCAGGGCAAAAAATCCGAGGTGAATTACCCCCTCAAAATGTAGTCGTGCAATTTGTCCCAGGACAAGGAGGCGCAGCACAAGTAGATCAAGAAGTCATGGATTATCTGCAACAGTGCAATATTTCCCACATCATCAACCAAGCCACAAAAATCGCCGAACAAGATCCTCAAAAAGCCGAACAACTCTTAGACACTGCACGACGGATGACAGTCAAAATTGGCAACCAAGCAATGGCAGAATCCCTCAACGGCGCTCAAGAAGAATTACGCAAAACCCGCAAAATTTCAGCCGGAACCCGTAAAACAGTCAAAATGGGAGCCAAAGGTAAAACCGTGAAAATGAGCAGCGATATTAACGAACAGCTTTCAGAAGCAGAAATGCGTAAACTCACAGGAACTTAA
- a CDS encoding ARC6/PARC6 family protein, with protein MTKLMKKLTICLTLLTIYGCSQPVLNSSSSVSSSPFPGCSEKPAVTLREQDVELITLNEQTLTKSGQATATKSLGYQFDAESGQKLSYATDADICIWVYTPDNQIINTLELPKDGAYIIQVSAPQGLRTFDLNMSLTSLQASSTPTPVPVQASVATTTNTPSVTPSPSSVPRPRRTPSYTPPPSVPVSGAEPAHDISQEEALEIVQNWYTAKPRIFGPPYDTSLVDKLTTGKLYSFTTKPDGPVAWLENNNAYYTYKKSEITNIVDFSNSGSRPYMKIKVFEELYLHGKNGIDRKNSGAYRGNFIYTFAKENGVWKIYDYKKVN; from the coding sequence GTGACTAAATTGATGAAAAAGCTAACTATTTGCTTGACATTATTAACAATATACGGATGCAGTCAACCAGTATTAAACTCATCCTCCTCTGTTTCTTCGTCTCCATTTCCAGGTTGTTCAGAGAAACCGGCAGTAACTCTGCGTGAACAAGATGTAGAACTAATTACGCTGAATGAGCAGACATTAACTAAATCTGGTCAAGCTACTGCTACTAAATCTCTTGGCTATCAATTTGATGCAGAATCAGGTCAAAAACTGAGTTACGCCACTGATGCTGATATTTGTATTTGGGTTTATACACCAGATAACCAAATTATTAACACCCTAGAATTACCCAAAGATGGAGCATATATTATTCAAGTTTCTGCACCTCAAGGTTTAAGAACATTTGATTTAAACATGAGTTTAACTAGCCTTCAAGCATCTTCTACTCCCACACCTGTACCAGTCCAAGCTTCCGTAGCTACAACCACTAATACACCTAGTGTCACTCCCAGTCCTTCCTCAGTCCCCAGACCACGACGGACTCCTTCATATACTCCGCCTCCATCCGTTCCTGTATCTGGTGCTGAACCAGCCCATGATATTAGTCAAGAAGAAGCATTAGAGATAGTTCAAAATTGGTATACAGCTAAACCTAGAATTTTTGGGCCACCTTATGACACAAGCTTAGTGGATAAATTGACAACAGGTAAGCTTTATTCATTTACTACAAAACCTGATGGACCAGTTGCTTGGTTAGAGAATAATAATGCTTACTATACCTATAAAAAATCTGAAATTACAAATATCGTAGATTTTTCTAATTCTGGTAGCAGACCATATATGAAAATCAAAGTTTTTGAAGAATTATATCTTCATGGGAAGAATGGAATTGACAGAAAAAATTCCGGCGCTTACCGTGGTAATTTTATCTACACATTTGCAAAAGAAAATGGAGTTTGGAAAATCTACGACTATAAGAAGGTAAATTAA
- a CDS encoding FHA domain-containing protein, whose protein sequence is MITCSTCGYDQNPEDSEFCGACGSELQSITTTAPTVIQPEIPSPQIPQPNYPTPTPTAPTFPSTTAIAKLIPKQPGSPVPEFILDSNAIVGIFDPDMGPVDIDLETFFGGETVSRNHAEIYQQGGVWQVKDLGSTNGVFIKPVGQTRFGARITTPETVNPGDEIAFGKVRFLFQTH, encoded by the coding sequence ATGATTACCTGTTCAACCTGTGGTTATGATCAAAACCCAGAAGACTCAGAATTTTGCGGTGCTTGTGGTTCAGAACTACAAAGCATAACAACAACAGCACCTACAGTTATTCAACCAGAAATACCATCACCACAAATACCACAACCCAACTATCCCACACCGACCCCCACTGCTCCTACTTTCCCCAGCACCACTGCAATAGCCAAGCTAATTCCTAAACAACCTGGTTCGCCCGTGCCAGAATTTATCTTAGATAGCAATGCTATTGTTGGCATATTTGACCCAGATATGGGGCCTGTTGATATTGACTTAGAAACCTTTTTTGGTGGTGAAACAGTTTCACGCAACCATGCAGAAATATACCAACAGGGGGGAGTTTGGCAAGTTAAGGATCTTGGCTCTACAAATGGTGTTTTCATCAAACCTGTAGGACAGACTCGCTTTGGAGCCAGAATTACCACACCTGAAACCGTAAATCCCGGAGATGAAATTGCCTTTGGCAAAGTTCGGTTTTTATTCCAAACTCATTAA
- a CDS encoding serine/threonine-protein kinase gives MTIQCPTCLTENADSAINCTACGSPLTSTSSLSTYQLPAGAILRQGRYQIEKVLGEGGFGITYKGVYLQNSASVAIKELWPEKAARNGNTVYWPHSITPVERQKQVQNFQIEAHYLSQCVHSNIAKVYEWFEENNTAYLVMEFLSGKTLYQIFKEQGKLPEHQIKRYFIQITEALKIVHHNKLLHRDIKPDNILIDHQDRAVLIDFGATKEFIAGQTREMSVTLSPGYAPLEQYSYRSQRWPATDFYALCASMYELLTEQLPVSATDRAISDTLIPPRKLCPHLSPLMEKVILTGMQFRVEDRFQTADELIDALNGKFVSPSQKRARDLVQQGELTAAVQAYEKYLKIEPNNGEAAVELALIHMHLNESKAGIAAQKAIQLQPNDGRGYGVLGLVNCRQQNWSAGIKYLQQAAKLAPQETWIQANLAWALGKSGNWQQAEIAVTKALELDANCTFAFGLQAWIAVNQEQWKPAIRAATQAIFKSKETPSSDSQILQQWVYPYLIMSLEKAVVTQQARDVERRVQEFISQVPDSAFAFGFQGWKKALQGLWNEALSSFEQASRKSQVPAWVLINQGITQEHLQNFSGAIQVYEANNQQVPTHALALFRLGTLYGKLGEWTKARFYLEKVIQLKPNYAEAYHNLGWVLLNIRGQDNQVEHFREMLLAYREAVKLYTQQQKYSLAEEIKQAFQVIGILITAN, from the coding sequence ATGACTATTCAATGTCCCACTTGCCTCACCGAAAATGCTGACAGTGCAATTAATTGTACAGCCTGTGGTTCTCCCCTAACTTCTACTTCCAGTTTATCCACTTACCAATTACCTGCTGGCGCAATCTTAAGACAAGGAAGATATCAGATAGAGAAAGTTTTAGGAGAAGGTGGTTTTGGCATTACCTATAAAGGAGTTTATTTACAAAATTCAGCTAGCGTTGCTATTAAAGAACTTTGGCCAGAAAAAGCTGCTAGAAACGGCAATACAGTATATTGGCCTCATTCCATTACTCCAGTTGAGCGACAAAAACAGGTGCAAAACTTTCAGATAGAAGCTCATTACTTATCACAATGTGTCCATAGTAATATTGCTAAAGTATATGAATGGTTTGAAGAGAATAATACAGCTTACTTAGTAATGGAATTTCTTTCGGGGAAAACCTTATATCAAATCTTTAAAGAACAAGGTAAATTGCCAGAACATCAGATAAAACGTTATTTTATTCAAATTACAGAAGCCTTAAAAATAGTACATCATAACAAATTATTACATCGAGATATTAAACCAGATAATATTCTCATTGATCACCAAGATAGAGCAGTCTTGATTGACTTCGGTGCCACCAAAGAATTTATTGCCGGACAAACCCGTGAAATGAGCGTCACCTTATCACCAGGATATGCTCCTTTAGAACAATACAGTTACCGTAGTCAGCGTTGGCCAGCCACAGATTTTTATGCCTTATGTGCATCAATGTATGAATTATTAACTGAACAATTACCAGTTTCCGCCACAGATAGAGCTATATCAGATACACTGATACCTCCTCGAAAATTGTGTCCTCATCTCAGTCCCTTAATGGAAAAAGTGATTTTAACGGGGATGCAATTTCGAGTAGAAGACCGCTTTCAAACAGCCGATGAATTAATTGATGCCTTAAATGGTAAATTTGTCTCTCCCAGCCAAAAACGAGCCAGGGATTTAGTCCAACAAGGTGAATTAACAGCAGCTGTTCAAGCTTATGAAAAGTATCTAAAAATTGAACCAAATAATGGCGAAGCCGCAGTTGAACTGGCATTAATTCACATGCATCTCAATGAGAGTAAAGCCGGAATAGCTGCTCAGAAAGCAATTCAACTACAACCAAATGATGGTAGGGGCTATGGGGTTTTAGGGCTTGTCAATTGCCGTCAGCAAAATTGGTCAGCAGGTATAAAATATTTGCAACAAGCAGCCAAATTAGCTCCCCAAGAAACCTGGATACAAGCTAATCTTGCTTGGGCGCTAGGTAAGTCTGGTAATTGGCAACAAGCGGAGATAGCTGTAACTAAAGCCCTAGAACTAGATGCTAATTGCACTTTTGCTTTCGGATTACAAGCATGGATAGCTGTCAACCAAGAGCAATGGAAACCAGCCATTCGTGCTGCTACACAAGCAATTTTCAAGTCCAAGGAAACGCCATCTAGTGATTCTCAAATATTACAGCAATGGGTGTATCCTTATCTGATTATGTCCTTAGAAAAAGCGGTAGTTACCCAGCAGGCGAGGGATGTAGAAAGACGTGTACAAGAATTTATTAGTCAAGTACCTGATAGCGCTTTCGCTTTCGGATTTCAAGGTTGGAAAAAAGCCCTACAAGGGCTATGGAATGAGGCACTTTCTAGTTTTGAACAAGCAAGCCGCAAATCACAAGTTCCCGCATGGGTATTAATCAATCAGGGAATTACTCAAGAACATCTGCAAAATTTTTCAGGTGCTATTCAAGTTTACGAAGCTAATAATCAACAAGTACCTACTCATGCCTTGGCGTTATTTCGTCTAGGTACGTTGTATGGCAAATTGGGGGAATGGACAAAAGCCCGCTTTTATTTAGAAAAAGTCATTCAGCTAAAACCAAATTATGCAGAAGCTTATCACAACTTAGGTTGGGTTTTACTGAATATTAGAGGACAAGACAATCAAGTAGAACATTTCCGCGAAATGTTGTTAGCTTATCGTGAGGCTGTTAAACTCTATACACAGCAACAAAAATATTCATTAGCAGAAGAAATTAAACAAGCTTTTCAAGTGATTGGCATATTGATAACTGCTAACTGA